The region GTGTCACACAAACGATGACATCATTCACTAATATCTTCATGACGTCACCCACCATATTCACCTCCTTCTcgatctctatatatatatatacacaccacTGCACCAGCCCCTCGTAAAGCAAACGTATCTCATGACCGTGATGGAAACGACAAAGGAGGAACGACGGAGCAACGCCGGAGTAGTCGGAGGGGAAACGCGTGAAGTGACCAAGGACGAGGTTGACGAGTTTTTCGAAATCCTCAGCCGTGTGCGCGACGCCAAGAAGCGCCTCGCCGAGTCACGCGCAAATCACGTGAGACGAAACGGTGACGTCAGCGAGTGGAGATGGAAACCGACGTTCAAGTGGGAAGATTTCCAGACGACAACCTCCGTCAGTGATAACGGAAGGAAGAGGCTGAGGACGGCGGCGAAGAACCCGATCCTTGAGTCCTTTGATTTGAACGCTGAACCTGAGCCTGGCCCTAGTGTTATGACCTCCAATTCCGCCGGTAACCGCACTGTTGCGGTGTCTGTACCGCGGTATCATGCCTAACTTGACCATTTGATGTAATGAAACTGCTAAgaaatgtgtttttgtttttttaacaatgaaaattaattttagtttaCTGATATTGTTCTTTCAAGATGTTGTATTATTAAAGCAACCTAAAATGGATAAGTACATCGGAAAATGAcaatttaaaaggaaaaaaaatatttcgtaTGGAGTATGACGTAAGAAATTTGGTGCAATGTGGCAGCGGCATCACCGATGTGTGACGTTTGGCAAGCATTCGGTGTGACCAAGACATTGACCGgttgattattaatttatttacgcAATGGCCCGTGACTTTCTTTGAGTCATTGATTATTTTTGAAGGTAGggtcattgttttttatttgtttgtttttacgtTTAAACCCTTGGAAACGATGGAATTGTTTAATTTCCTTCTCTTATTAGATTTGtgacacaataaataaaaaaatatatatattagtgtgtTTTATATAAAATGTTCATTTCATATAAATCCCCAGATTGAACTAAACTCCACACAAATTGAATACACAAATACATTGATATATTAATTCTATCATTCTGTGTAAAATACTTTAAAAGTagtgtttgttatatttttataaaataaatatatctcatGAGGACTATCGAAACTTATCCAAcaatttcattttaatatatacatattacaaaaaataacaatatgaaAATTCCAACCCACGCAACTACAAAAATATTGACTTTGAGTGGAAATAATGACGTAGATATGAATGAATAATTGGTTTTATAATGGGGGGTTTTGGTAAATGTCTCGATCGGTGATGAAGTCATGGTAGATGcgtaatgataaatatttatctttttaattgaaaattttgtaaaaaccCCTGTAATGAATTCCAATTCTCCAAAACTCCTCATCCTTGCTTGTTCAACTAGAGTAGTATTTTGTAGTATTTCcgttaattcaaaataaaacattgttaATGACTTTAAGGCCGATTGAAACTTAATATACTACTTTTCTAGCAGGTCAATTAATCTTTGATTTTCTCCATACATTAAAATATGGAGTATATTGTTTGACAAACAAggtcttatattttattatttattttaaaaagatcaattcattaaaaagcATTTCTTAATCACAAAGACTAGACCCTTGCCTCAAAAACCTCGTCCAATACTCTCTAATGCCTcaaaatttacttaaaaaaatgacaaaataaaaaacatgttcAGAACTAATCATATATCCTATTCAACATATAAATCAAAGAGGAAGGACTTtgaaattctcaaaattaaCATCTtgtattaagatatatatatatataaaatatatatacaatttgaCGGTgagtaaattaataataaacccACACAACTTTCTTattgtattacttttacattccACCCCTTATATTTGTTGTTATCAACAGATCGACTGTTGGTTGGTCTATTCAAGATTGAgaccaaaaacataaaaaacaagtaatttgaataatatcaaGGGGCTTAAAAGTAAAAgagccaaagaaaaaaaaccgaACGGCCTCCATTATGACCAATGTCCAGACCCTCAAAAGAAAGAGAGGCTTGAGCGGAGCGAATGGATCGGAACCGGAAGCGGAAAAAAGTGGAGGGAAACGAGCGAGAAGAAGGGAAACAAGATCGGACGGTGCCGGATAAGGAGGTGGAGGAGTTCTTCGCCATCCTACAGCGTTTGAGGGACGCTTATTTGCGACGGCGCCAGCGCAGCGACGAACACGCCGCCGCATGGTGGCGTCCTGCTTTCGAGATGGAGGATTTCCAGAACGATAAAGTCGATCCTCCGATCGCAGCTTCAGATCCGATCCCGAGGCTGATTATTGATCTAAACGCGGATCCGGAGCCTTAGAGACACCCGCACCCGAATCCGTTTAGCCCGgtacttttatttttctatgcTGTGTTATTAAttagctattattattattattattattattattattatgcaatCTTGTTTTTCTAAACTGGACTTTTATTAGTTtgtggaaaataaataaaaagaaaattttaagagtttgggttattataatttttaagttgttgttgttattttcaaagtatgtatatatatatatatatgtatgatgttcttaaggggccgtttggttggcGGTAATGTGCAAACATTACCGTCATTACGTCAGCAATCTTTTTCACATTACCAGTGTTTGGATTATTGGTGGTagtaatattgatggtaatccCATGATTCATTAGCCTGAAGATTACAAAAAAACTCGTGaatcccattaccaccaaaaaTATGTGACTATGTTGGATTACTAAAATGGGTGGTAATccgaaatatttttttgaataaatacgcctttgtttaaatataataatttttcatacttttatttgttggataaaaaaattaaatttaaataacattatttttttgaatatgtttagcttcaaaaaaatttaatttttttatccaaaaattttattttattttaaatttaaactttcataaaaatagtagacacgaGGGTATTTTTCGAAATTTAGAATATTACCAAGTTTATTACTAtgtaacatgagtttccaaccaaacatggttatcatgaattaccacaacatttcttggcatataacattcccaatcttattaatctcgttacgtggtaatatatcataACCGCGAACAAAATGACccctaattttatttaaacaagcatgttttgaaaataaaaaataaaaaataaaaatgaattaaatatagtttaatggtttttttatcttgtttgtaTTTGGGagttttgaatttcaaaacctcttaaatataataaaaaaaaatagtgctTGTTAGtcgatttataaaaataaaaataaaaataaaggaatggAGGAGGTTGCGGtccttttaatttaataatttaaaagcaAAATGAGAGAAATAATTGATGAGTACGTTTGAAAGTTAGCAAAGCTGGTGGGGTCCATAAACAATGCTGCCGTTTTACATTGACGAAGTGGACTTCAATGGAATCCCGGctcatatgtttttaaatggaCGGTGAATCCAATGCTTCTCAATCTCTCTCGTTGTCTCTGACTCAGTGTCAGGTAATTACACTGTTTAAACCATTGCATGATGATCAACGCCACATCTAGTTAGTGTTTAATAGTTTGTGATTATAGTTATTTTTATcggttgtttgttttttttatctagttttataataaatcagtattttttataatctatttattattaaaaattaaaattaaaattatttactgTAGGTTTGTTTgtctatattatataaataaaaattcttgtttttattttattatgacgatttttaaaattatgatttgactacaacaaaacaaataacattagAGGGTggaattatatatttcatttcattataaAGTTGTCTCAACTCTTGGCAAGCAAACTACAAAGAAATTTTAAGAATAAATTGATTGTTTAATTTGGTGTGTTATACCAATATTGAATCTCATGGTTTGCACAAGGTGAGGGTATGTGAGTCAATGTTGAGGTTTGTTCTCCTCATGTGATTTTGGTGCTTTTCacctttctaaaaaaaaataaaataaaataaaatttggtgtGTTGTTATGAtggatgattttctttttctgagaAACCTTAAATAGATTGCTTAATTTGgtgtgttgtttgtttttaaacaattttttttaataaatccgTTGTTTATCCgatcattaaataattattatgatattaatatatcaatTCATGCCACTAAAACAGAGGGGTGGTAAAATATTGAGAGAAGGAAAAGCATATTAGAACTTTACAATAAATATATGACATCTGTGTGACATAAATCATGTTGATGACATGTGTATGTACTCATGGTATGTATTATAATGATTCTTCCCCTAATATGTCCTTTATTGATAAatgtttatatagactttgaaaaaaaaaataattaaaaaaaggaaaggatcaaataaaaaaatataggaggaccaaaataaaaaaaataaaaaaagtggtgTCACGCTTTGAATTATAgcataaaagataataataataattaaaaatttttaaaaagtgagaatatatatattgaatttttttgagtttaaaaaaataataaaaaaagtggataaggaagatatttttgaaacaaaaaaatttgaaatttgaagaaaaaaagtttgaaaaatctCCGAGTATGACGGGGAGTTGGCGATTTGGTAAAACAGAAAAAAGacagagaaaaaaaggaaaaaaacaaaaaaaaagaagaaagacataagagaagaaggagagactgagaaggaagagaagaggaaagaagaagaaaaagaaagagaagaacacGAAGAGAATTGGTGTGGTGATGGCCGTGGTGTCATCGGAGATCTTACTCTTCATCGTTTTTATCTCTTTTCTCTGATTCTAGGTTCCGATCTTCATTCCAAGGGGTTGAGGAGGTCACCTTCGGCTCTATTAGTTCCTCTCCCacacttttttttctctctccaaACACTACCACGTAATGAGCTAAAGGAAGCCAAGGACAAGATAGAGGACAActtagtggtggtggtgatgacgTATATGGCTTTTGCCGCCGTCACCACCCTGGCAGAATCCAAGAAGCTTTGTTGATGGTTCTCTTCTCCGATCCCAGATCTCGATCACCATCCCGAGGCAGTGAGAAGATCAACGGCGAGAGACAACATTCGATCATACAAAAAATCATCGACTTCATCAAAAAATGTTTCCctaaacaaaaaggaaaaaaatcaattgctCCACCGTTCATAAccctagcacaaatctcgaggcatgctTGAGAAGCTCGTCAAGTGCTTATAGCTTGAAAAAGGTAGATGTTCTTACAAAATTccatccaatatatatatatatatacttatacatgttCTAGTTGCATCTATGCCATAAAAAATGtctggattttattttacaaaaaaaaaaaatcttcattcattCCCATGTTAATCCATGCCATGGTAGGACCCGCACCTTGGATTGCTTTTACGAACCATGCACTCCTTGATTAAGTGAGTGATTAATTGTAGATGTGGTAGCATACTTTTATGTATCACATGCCAGCATGTTTTctcaatcaaagaaagaagaaaaaaagagggtTCGGTTGtggtaaaaaaaatacatttgtacAAAAGTTGGACTTTTATGCAAAATCCATggaataaaaatgatgaaataattgaggacatatatgcaaaaaaatgtgaaaaatgtgtgaaaaatatgaaaagctcgagggtttaattgcaaaaatccatgaaaaaaatttaaaaaaatatgaaagtttggggTTTATTggcaaaatttgataaaatgtgaaaaaatgaaaaattagaggatctaaatgcaaaaaaaaaaaaagaaaaagaaaagaagaaaaaaagggtttttagcgaagatgaggggtgttttggtaatttcacaagacccccttaagcttaccgtgatgtctaatgcatgtcgaCTGCTCTCTTTTGGAGGgcctcttcattgcctcttaatAGTCACGGAAGCAGATGGGCTATTGAAAatccttttaaaactctctttgagctcttggacacggtttgaggccattaactctctttggagtgatgacaaatctctttgagctaatggaccttgtttgaggccattaactctcttaggagtgataaaaaattccaaaacccttaaaactctctttgagctgatggaccctgtttgaggccattgactctctttcgagtgactgaaaaaaattccaaaaaaacccttaaaactcttcttgagctcatggacccctGTTTGAGGGCCATTGACTCTCTCGAGTAatgaaacattccaaaaaaacccttaaaactctctttgagctcatggactcGTTTGAGGGCCATTGACTCACTTAGAAGggatgaaaaatttcaaaacccataaaattcttttttgagctcatggaccgtttttgaggtcattgactctctttACAGTgacaaagaaatttcaagaccttcaaaagcgaagcattctaaaacaaaaaaaaaagaagaagaaaaaaaaaaaaatcaaaatcaaggcattaaaaaaatgatgaatggacaaatgagctcaacaacctcaagattacagtgttgaagagttcacaagttgcaaaaagtttcacaagcttaaaagccgaagcttatgaaaagtcaaatgaagttccaaatcaagttccaaatcaaatcaaagaatgcaaattcaacaaatgaacccaacaacctcaaggatgaagagttgaagagttcacaagttgtagaAAGCTTCACAAGGATAAAAGccgaagttcatgaaaagccaAACCATATTTGCGATTCCTCAATGCAGAGAATCTATAACTTAAAGTCCAgatcaaattcaagaaaaactcaaaacattcaagataaacgagctcaacaacctcagagtTGAAGCGTTGaggagttcataagttgcacaaaagtttcacaagcccaagagccgaag is a window of Dioscorea cayenensis subsp. rotundata cultivar TDr96_F1 chromosome 5, TDr96_F1_v2_PseudoChromosome.rev07_lg8_w22 25.fasta, whole genome shotgun sequence DNA encoding:
- the LOC120260152 gene encoding protein NEGATIVE REGULATOR OF RESISTANCE-like, coding for METTKEERRSNAGVVGGETREVTKDEVDEFFEILSRVRDAKKRLAESRANHVRRNGDVSEWRWKPTFKWEDFQTTTSVSDNGRKRLRTAAKNPILESFDLNAEPEPGPSVMTSNSAGNRTVAVSVPRYHA